A single genomic interval of Candidatus Omnitrophota bacterium harbors:
- a CDS encoding response regulator, whose protein sequence is MSEKKKILIVDDDIDFMFLTKKKLEYAGYEVSTADNGRMCLKMAYQAKPDIILLDIMLEHEDGFNVRSLIRSELSFANIPILFITAHKELEPLLRLRQQSVPSQEFIYKGCSTGELINKIESTMNKK, encoded by the coding sequence ATGAGTGAAAAGAAAAAAATATTAATTGTTGACGATGATATTGATTTTATGTTCCTTACTAAAAAGAAGCTTGAGTATGCAGGCTATGAAGTCTCCACTGCTGATAATGGCCGCATGTGTTTGAAGATGGCCTATCAGGCGAAACCCGACATTATACTATTAGATATAATGCTAGAGCATGAGGATGGATTTAATGTACGATCTCTTATCAGATCCGAATTGTCGTTCGCCAATATACCCATACTTTTCATAACCGCACATAAGGAATTAGAGCCGCTACTCAGGCTAAGACAGCAGTCTGTGCCAAGCCAGGAATTCATTTATAAGGGATGTTCTACGGGGGAGCTAATAAATAAGATCGAGTCGACCATGAATAAGAAGTAA